Proteins encoded within one genomic window of Desulfonatronospira thiodismutans ASO3-1:
- a CDS encoding peptidoglycan-binding domain-containing protein, whose amino-acid sequence MRYFKIISIYLLVFFICGCAVQDRVQQQRAQYTEPPFQIETFDTQIIHHEEVSGDIRLVVAAIVEQMRNEDNTSQYVSFNNRGSHRLTYPAFHFNGFSLTSTLIQNYNCETVNNVNECYLDGFFTFADDFQRTSIDYFNVEYAVHDNSIVIHDSFAVNAPPTIPRLQAYIVPREDFSKVVDRADSYYSFYAGIVSSAHNIVPTDEEQRQHEKLEQMSFFERLRSGVTREREDNVVIIFAMDRLTPNAEFEVQVTESLYSSNSLVTPEYINYQGWRAAIFGGNFAIDRDNFYIKAYYEPAIDIYPDGTERILAGLFTPEKDYEGQKKVQRERMSQQREHTPREGPLSRGESVLDTSDRSDARIIQTRLAELGYYNMIIDGLWGPGSRGALEQFQRSSGLEASGWNLQTQRSLFEGTGR is encoded by the coding sequence ATGCGTTATTTTAAAATAATTTCTATTTACTTACTTGTGTTTTTTATTTGTGGATGTGCGGTACAAGACAGAGTCCAACAACAAAGAGCACAATATACAGAACCACCATTTCAAATAGAAACTTTTGACACACAAATAATACATCATGAAGAAGTTTCTGGTGATATACGATTAGTTGTGGCGGCTATAGTAGAGCAAATGAGAAATGAAGATAATACCTCACAATATGTCAGCTTTAATAATAGAGGAAGTCATAGATTAACATATCCGGCATTTCATTTTAATGGATTTTCACTCACATCCACATTGATTCAAAATTATAACTGTGAGACAGTCAACAATGTTAATGAATGTTATTTAGATGGATTTTTTACATTTGCTGATGATTTTCAAAGAACAAGCATAGATTATTTTAATGTTGAATATGCAGTACACGACAACAGTATAGTAATACATGATTCATTTGCTGTAAATGCACCACCTACTATTCCGAGGCTACAAGCATACATTGTGCCCAGAGAAGATTTTTCCAAAGTAGTTGATAGAGCAGACAGTTATTATTCTTTTTATGCTGGGATAGTATCATCTGCACATAATATAGTTCCAACAGATGAAGAGCAAAGACAACATGAAAAATTAGAGCAAATGAGTTTTTTTGAACGGTTAAGAAGTGGCGTTACCAGAGAGAGAGAGGATAATGTTGTTATTATATTCGCTATGGATCGTCTTACTCCCAACGCAGAATTTGAAGTCCAAGTTACTGAAAGTTTGTATAGTAGCAATTCACTTGTAACACCCGAATATATAAATTATCAAGGTTGGAGAGCAGCTATATTTGGAGGAAATTTTGCTATTGATAGAGATAACTTTTATATCAAAGCATATTACGAACCTGCCATAGACATTTATCCTGATGGTACTGAAAGAATTTTAGCAGGGCTATTTACACCGGAAAAAGATTATGAGGGGCAAAAGAAGGTTCAAAGGGAAAGGATGTCTCAACAAAGAGAGCATACTCCAAGAGAAGGTCCGTTAAGTAGAGGTGAAAGTGTTTTAGATACTTCAGATCGTAGTGATGCAAGAATAATCCAGACCAGACTGGCTGAACTGGGATACTACAATATGATCATTGACGGTTTGTGGGGGCCAGGTTCAAGAGGTGCACTTGAGCAGTTTCAGAGATCCAGCGGACTCGAAGCAAGCGGCTGGAATCTGCAGACCCAGAGGAGTCTTTTTGAGGGAACAGGCAGGTAA
- a CDS encoding pyridoxal phosphate-dependent aminotransferase, with the protein MREQAGKTHNSALDKLGRRDFLSLAAASGLVVLAGCATRQKDIETVNNADSSPLWQQDKKTIVLSSNENPFGASPAAMEAGMKALRDNASLYARENKDRFLNDLADFYGLDPGQILLGCGAIELLKIATDVFCSSKSPPVISDPVYEAISYYAPLRRIWPKRVPVKTRDAGHDLGTMLEAAKSYKGMLYVCNPCNPTGTLIGEKDLSQLIKEVPRETVVVVDEAYAEYVGSGFFSCMDLVRAGTPNLLVIRTFSKIYGLAGLRVGYCAGAKNIIQAMSGHALWNNINQAGLAAAHAALYEQSWVDKMCRENKRTRRNFCAGLEDLGIEYIPSRTSFVLLSTGRSWEETHNYLLLKGGVVAGRKIPSLPRYIRVSLGSDKDMEHVLSLLKNLQSSPPTQKKTTL; encoded by the coding sequence TTGAGGGAACAGGCAGGTAAAACACATAACTCTGCACTGGACAAACTGGGGAGAAGAGATTTTCTAAGCCTGGCAGCTGCATCAGGTCTGGTTGTCTTAGCCGGGTGTGCTACCCGGCAGAAAGACATTGAAACCGTAAATAATGCAGACTCTTCTCCCCTGTGGCAACAGGACAAAAAAACAATTGTCCTGAGCAGCAACGAAAACCCCTTTGGTGCTTCACCTGCAGCAATGGAAGCTGGCATGAAAGCCCTGCGTGACAATGCCAGCCTGTATGCCAGAGAAAATAAAGACCGATTTCTGAATGATCTGGCTGACTTTTATGGTCTTGACCCCGGTCAGATACTTCTTGGCTGCGGAGCTATTGAACTTTTAAAAATAGCCACCGATGTTTTTTGTTCCTCAAAAAGTCCCCCGGTTATCAGTGATCCTGTTTACGAGGCCATAAGTTATTATGCTCCTCTCAGGCGTATCTGGCCAAAAAGGGTACCGGTAAAGACCCGGGATGCCGGCCATGATTTAGGGACCATGCTAGAGGCAGCTAAAAGCTACAAGGGGATGCTTTATGTATGCAATCCCTGCAACCCCACAGGGACATTGATTGGCGAGAAAGACCTGTCACAGCTCATTAAGGAGGTTCCAAGAGAAACCGTGGTGGTTGTGGACGAGGCCTATGCTGAATACGTGGGCTCCGGCTTTTTCAGCTGCATGGACCTGGTCCGGGCTGGAACGCCCAACCTGCTGGTGATTAGAACTTTTTCCAAAATATACGGTCTGGCTGGTTTAAGGGTTGGTTATTGTGCTGGAGCAAAAAATATCATCCAGGCCATGTCCGGACACGCCTTATGGAACAATATAAACCAGGCCGGGCTGGCTGCTGCACACGCAGCTCTCTATGAACAGTCCTGGGTAGATAAAATGTGCAGAGAAAATAAGCGTACCAGAAGAAACTTCTGCGCCGGGCTGGAGGATCTGGGCATCGAGTATATTCCGTCCAGAACAAGTTTTGTCCTCTTGTCCACCGGACGTTCCTGGGAAGAAACACATAACTACCTGCTTCTGAAGGGAGGGGTTGTAGCCGGCAGGAAAATCCCCTCCCTGCCCCGATACATCAGAGTCAGCCTGGGCTCAGACAAGGACATGGAACATGTCCTATCCCTGCTCAAAAACCTTCAATCTTCCCCGCCAACTCAAAAAAAGACAACACTATGA
- a CDS encoding peptidoglycan-binding protein produces the protein MHFQDRMGRTASFLVQADYKRLADKIVIERSDIQEKSPLFPRVQAFILYEEELRSKDLSDMTFKQFYYWTLDRALSLTPDDEHRRTKLNIDRMSVYQRMSMMPEAQTEKYSIVVLTMDRLASNSGFKIEVSGTPHGTNWIEEVTYHDFQGWRAGIFSLSFILDWEIYYVRALYGAKQENWTAKNKLKLVGLFSTERDYTHWPAFDGRTALQGPIARLGIMLEPENADDAGMIASRLHELGFLKNADNKCEEKLEEALKIFQHTRGLNPSGQWSAETQKKLFHDTGL, from the coding sequence ATGCATTTTCAGGATAGGATGGGCAGGACAGCTTCTTTTCTGGTACAGGCTGACTATAAAAGGCTTGCTGACAAGATAGTAATCGAGCGCTCAGATATTCAGGAAAAATCTCCCTTGTTCCCCAGAGTACAGGCTTTTATATTATACGAGGAAGAACTCCGTAGTAAGGATTTATCTGATATGACCTTCAAGCAGTTTTATTACTGGACACTCGACCGGGCACTATCACTTACACCGGATGACGAGCATAGAAGAACAAAGCTGAACATAGACAGAATGTCGGTTTACCAACGCATGAGCATGATGCCGGAAGCCCAGACTGAAAAATACTCCATTGTCGTTCTCACCATGGATAGACTGGCCAGTAATTCAGGCTTTAAAATCGAAGTGTCCGGAACTCCGCATGGTACTAACTGGATTGAAGAAGTTACATACCATGATTTCCAGGGCTGGCGCGCAGGCATATTTTCGCTATCCTTTATCCTGGACTGGGAAATATATTATGTTCGGGCACTTTACGGTGCTAAACAAGAGAATTGGACTGCAAAAAATAAGTTAAAGCTGGTGGGACTGTTCTCCACAGAAAGAGATTATACACACTGGCCGGCTTTTGACGGCAGGACTGCACTGCAGGGTCCTATAGCCAGGCTTGGAATAATGCTGGAGCCAGAAAATGCAGATGATGCCGGCATGATTGCATCCAGGCTGCATGAACTGGGTTTTTTAAAAAACGCGGATAATAAGTGCGAAGAAAAGCTTGAAGAAGCTTTAAAAATATTTCAGCATACCAGGGGGCTGAATCCAAGCGGCCAATGGTCCGCTGAGACCCAGAAAAAACTTTTCCATGATACAGGCCTCTGA
- a CDS encoding protein-disulfide reductase DsbD family protein: MKRFYTQTALAFLVVLLFLSSGFSQDDRDFPMQSKWEVFAVDQEKTPGYQAMLLLWIIPDEGLYTYAHDPGPAGFPTVLTITDDPTESLEVFYPPGEEQPDPFDPSQTSEVFPEERTPIFIPLPADIPLEGILTAELSLLLCSDRNCWPVHKEIEFDLDRVDPAALDTAQEQDWWSMWQNAGPATQEPMMEMAPPAPADPDADETRWDFEVRSQTPGLEVDTLAKAALLAMIAGFILNFTPCVLPVISLKLRGMLTLEEDSGIDAQKRAFRKHNIFFALGMLIFFSVLAVVLSLTGMAWGQLFQSPGAILVLGCIIFALSLSLFGLYDLPVIDLKSRTRDPWKNPNAEALSTGMLATFLATPCSGPFLGGVLAWTLTQPPAIIGIVLWSMGLGMALPYLLMAVFPFMLRFLPRPGPWTMYLEKILGFFLLATCVYLMSLIPEDMFVKALIMFLVIAFAAWMWGHWTDLKQSNLRRRSIRLSALVLVALAAFLLFRPAPEHPVAWTPFEEQQFEEMLGRENILLEFTADWCPNCKFLEQTVLTPGFMAENAERYGLQFVRIDLTQPNPPGEEMLRALDSQSIPLVAIFSRDNPDSPLILRDMFTRSQIDQALEQELD, translated from the coding sequence ATGAAAAGATTTTACACACAAACAGCACTGGCCTTTCTTGTAGTCCTGCTTTTTTTAAGCTCGGGCTTCAGCCAGGATGACCGCGACTTTCCCATGCAGTCAAAGTGGGAAGTCTTCGCGGTGGACCAGGAGAAAACGCCTGGCTATCAGGCCATGCTCCTGTTGTGGATTATTCCCGACGAAGGCCTGTACACTTACGCCCACGATCCCGGACCGGCAGGTTTTCCCACGGTACTGACCATCACAGACGACCCCACCGAAAGCCTGGAAGTCTTTTACCCCCCCGGAGAGGAGCAGCCGGACCCCTTTGATCCATCCCAGACATCTGAAGTCTTTCCGGAAGAGCGCACCCCCATTTTCATTCCCCTGCCTGCGGATATCCCCCTGGAAGGCATCCTGACCGCTGAGCTGAGCCTCCTGCTCTGCTCTGACCGCAACTGCTGGCCCGTGCACAAGGAAATCGAGTTCGACCTGGACAGAGTAGACCCGGCCGCACTGGACACGGCACAAGAGCAGGACTGGTGGTCCATGTGGCAGAATGCCGGCCCGGCCACGCAGGAGCCCATGATGGAAATGGCTCCTCCGGCCCCTGCGGACCCGGACGCTGACGAAACCAGGTGGGACTTTGAGGTGCGCTCCCAGACCCCGGGCCTTGAAGTGGACACCCTGGCCAAGGCCGCTCTGCTGGCTATGATCGCCGGATTTATTCTCAATTTTACCCCGTGCGTTCTGCCCGTCATCAGCCTGAAGCTAAGAGGCATGCTCACCCTGGAGGAGGATTCCGGCATTGATGCCCAGAAAAGGGCTTTTCGCAAGCACAATATATTCTTCGCCCTGGGCATGCTTATTTTCTTTTCCGTACTGGCCGTGGTCTTATCCCTTACCGGCATGGCCTGGGGCCAGCTCTTTCAAAGCCCCGGGGCCATACTTGTCCTGGGCTGCATAATCTTTGCCCTTAGCCTGAGCCTCTTCGGCCTGTACGACCTGCCGGTGATAGATCTCAAGTCCAGGACCCGGGACCCCTGGAAGAACCCCAATGCCGAGGCCCTGAGCACCGGCATGCTGGCCACCTTCCTGGCCACCCCGTGCAGCGGACCGTTTTTGGGGGGTGTACTGGCCTGGACCCTGACTCAGCCGCCTGCAATCATCGGCATAGTCCTCTGGAGCATGGGCCTGGGCATGGCCCTTCCCTACCTGCTCATGGCCGTATTTCCGTTCATGCTTCGCTTTCTGCCCAGGCCCGGTCCCTGGACCATGTACCTGGAAAAAATCCTGGGCTTTTTCCTGCTGGCCACCTGCGTCTATCTCATGTCCCTTATACCTGAGGACATGTTCGTAAAGGCTCTGATCATGTTTCTGGTCATCGCCTTTGCCGCCTGGATGTGGGGGCACTGGACCGACCTTAAACAATCCAACCTGAGAAGACGCTCCATTCGCCTCTCGGCCCTGGTGCTTGTCGCCCTGGCCGCCTTTTTGCTGTTTCGCCCCGCCCCGGAACATCCAGTTGCCTGGACACCTTTTGAAGAACAGCAGTTTGAGGAAATGCTGGGCCGGGAAAACATCCTTCTGGAATTCACAGCGGACTGGTGCCCCAACTGCAAATTCCTTGAACAGACCGTACTCACCCCGGGCTTCATGGCTGAAAACGCCGAGAGATACGGCCTGCAGTTTGTCCGCATAGACCTGACCCAGCCCAATCCTCCCGGCGAAGAAATGCTCCGGGCTCTGGACAGCCAAAGCATCCCCCTGGTGGCCATCTTCTCCAGAGACAACCCGGACAGCCCCCTGATCCTGCGGGACATGTTCACCAGAAGCCAGATAGACCAGGCCCTGGAGCAGGAACTGGATTGA
- a CDS encoding methyl-accepting chemotaxis protein, which translates to MRFTIFWKILAILGSTIVLVSAAIFLTTNHFVTQSLDEQALDTLDNYRQAVDMEIEEISSNAAFVNSVVVENPDVAEAIKQGDSEFLHDYGNELTQAQHIGFIAFTNAEGDVVARGHIEEKGDNIQHHYIVQQVLRGDSITGIEHGEHISLSIRSGEPVKKDGEVVGAVVMGESFETHAFVDRIEQKLGVDATIFEDDTRISTSIRDEAGDRLVGTQMEDPEVIRTVIQDNEIFWATNPVQGVMYDTIYWPIEDVQGEIVGMYFLGQPRDVIEGIQASVLNSILAVTAVVGALMLAVGAFFARRLGGSVSRAAGFASMIARGDMDKPLEIKSRDETGQLAESLNEVRDNVTRLIKDTEHMAESIRHGDIRAVLPVEQYEGAYSKLAKDINNASEIVAGYLEVVPSPIVTMDKDFNILWMNKTGVDLFGGNRSDVEGEKCYDMFRTQDCQTEACACTQAMKTGSERTNETRAYPGDMQLDISYTGRPIKDNQGRVVGAIEFVTDLTQVKASQRKMQEVAQRAASVSDSVSSASDELSAQVEQASRGTEEQTNRIGETATSMEEMNATVLEVARNASGAAEQTDMARAKAQEGAGVVKQSVEAINEVQEQSKAMKDNLASLGKQSEEIGKVMTVIDDIADQTNLLALNAAIEAARAGDAGRGFAVVADEVRKLAEKTMNATKEVEKTVTSIQESTKSNMDSMDQSVQAVEKATQLANSSGQALQEIVSLAQEAADQVRSIATASEEQSSASEEVNKSMEDVNRIARETADAMNQSAQAVSDLAKQAGELQKIIEDLRKA; encoded by the coding sequence ATGCGTTTCACGATTTTCTGGAAGATACTTGCAATTCTTGGTAGTACAATAGTTCTCGTAAGTGCTGCCATTTTTCTCACTACCAACCACTTTGTCACTCAGAGCCTGGACGAACAGGCCTTAGATACCCTGGACAATTACAGGCAGGCAGTGGACATGGAAATTGAAGAAATTTCGTCCAATGCAGCTTTTGTCAATTCTGTAGTCGTTGAAAACCCGGATGTTGCGGAGGCAATAAAACAGGGTGATTCGGAATTTCTGCATGATTATGGCAATGAGCTGACCCAGGCGCAGCATATCGGATTCATTGCCTTTACAAATGCCGAGGGTGATGTTGTGGCAAGGGGTCATATAGAGGAGAAAGGCGACAATATTCAACATCATTATATTGTCCAGCAGGTTTTGCGTGGCGACTCTATAACCGGAATTGAGCATGGCGAGCACATCTCCCTGAGCATCAGGTCCGGGGAGCCCGTGAAAAAAGACGGAGAGGTTGTTGGAGCTGTTGTTATGGGGGAAAGCTTTGAGACTCATGCCTTTGTTGACCGGATTGAACAGAAGCTGGGAGTGGATGCCACCATTTTTGAGGACGACACCCGCATTTCTACCTCCATACGCGATGAAGCCGGCGACAGGCTGGTGGGCACGCAGATGGAAGACCCGGAAGTGATCCGGACAGTAATCCAGGATAATGAAATCTTCTGGGCCACCAACCCGGTTCAGGGGGTCATGTACGATACCATCTACTGGCCTATTGAGGATGTGCAGGGAGAAATCGTGGGCATGTATTTCCTGGGGCAGCCAAGGGACGTTATTGAGGGCATACAGGCCAGTGTTTTGAACTCTATTCTTGCTGTAACGGCTGTTGTCGGTGCCTTGATGCTTGCTGTAGGAGCCTTCTTTGCACGCAGGCTTGGTGGGTCAGTAAGCCGTGCCGCCGGTTTTGCCTCCATGATTGCCAGGGGCGATATGGACAAGCCCTTGGAGATCAAAAGCCGGGATGAGACTGGACAGCTTGCTGAATCGCTCAATGAAGTACGCGATAACGTAACCAGGTTGATAAAAGATACGGAACATATGGCGGAAAGTATACGACACGGGGATATAAGAGCGGTTCTTCCGGTTGAACAATACGAGGGGGCTTATTCCAAGCTTGCTAAAGATATAAATAATGCCTCTGAAATTGTTGCTGGATATCTTGAGGTGGTTCCTTCCCCCATTGTCACCATGGACAAGGATTTCAATATCCTGTGGATGAACAAGACCGGAGTTGATCTGTTCGGTGGCAACAGATCAGATGTCGAGGGTGAAAAGTGCTATGATATGTTCCGGACGCAGGACTGCCAGACAGAAGCATGCGCCTGTACTCAGGCCATGAAAACAGGCAGCGAGCGTACCAATGAAACTCGTGCTTACCCCGGGGACATGCAACTGGACATATCTTATACCGGCAGGCCGATAAAAGACAATCAGGGAAGGGTTGTCGGAGCCATAGAATTTGTAACCGACCTTACACAGGTCAAGGCTTCCCAGCGCAAGATGCAGGAGGTCGCCCAAAGAGCGGCGTCTGTTTCGGACTCTGTATCTTCGGCCAGTGATGAACTCTCCGCCCAGGTGGAGCAGGCCAGCCGGGGAACCGAGGAACAGACAAACAGGATCGGGGAGACTGCTACCTCCATGGAAGAAATGAACGCCACGGTGCTCGAAGTGGCCAGGAACGCTTCCGGGGCGGCGGAGCAGACGGACATGGCCAGGGCCAAGGCTCAAGAAGGGGCAGGGGTGGTCAAACAGTCCGTAGAGGCCATCAATGAGGTGCAGGAACAGTCTAAGGCCATGAAGGACAACCTGGCCTCCTTAGGCAAACAGTCCGAAGAAATCGGCAAAGTAATGACCGTGATTGACGATATAGCCGACCAGACCAACCTCCTGGCCCTCAACGCTGCCATTGAGGCGGCCAGGGCCGGGGATGCCGGTCGGGGCTTTGCCGTGGTGGCCGACGAAGTGCGCAAGCTGGCGGAAAAAACCATGAACGCCACCAAGGAAGTGGAGAAAACAGTAACATCCATTCAGGAGAGCACAAAGTCCAATATGGACAGTATGGATCAGTCTGTTCAAGCCGTGGAAAAAGCTACACAGCTGGCCAACAGCTCCGGTCAGGCCCTGCAGGAAATCGTAAGCCTGGCCCAGGAGGCGGCGGATCAGGTTCGCTCCATAGCCACGGCCAGCGAGGAGCAGTCCTCTGCCAGCGAGGAAGTGAACAAGAGCATGGAGGATGTGAACCGCATTGCCAGGGAAACGGCTGATGCCATGAACCAGTCGGCCCAGGCGGTGTCTGACCTGGCAAAACAGGCCGGCGAACTGCAAAAGATTATCGAGGATCTGAGGAAGGCATAA
- a CDS encoding DUF2281 domain-containing protein, which translates to MNTTEVVINEIKQLPEPLQREVLNYARFLKHKAEQDSLLKAQLISMEQIWSNEEDEAWNNVPSR; encoded by the coding sequence ATGAACACGACAGAAGTTGTAATTAATGAGATAAAGCAGCTTCCTGAGCCGCTTCAAAGGGAAGTCCTGAACTATGCTCGCTTTTTGAAGCACAAGGCGGAGCAGGACAGTTTGTTGAAAGCCCAGTTGATCAGTATGGAACAAATATGGAGCAATGAAGAAGACGAGGCCTGGAACAATGTACCATCCAGGTGA
- the istB gene encoding IS21-like element helper ATPase IstB produces MTNKHQSEVHRLEENLQLLKLTCIKEQYRPAADKAARQNWDHLGYLARLVQAEADARHDRSIQRRIRMARFPGIKTMENFDWTWPTKINRPAIQNLFRLGFMKDKANIIILGGVGLGKSHIATALGYSACLEKYSVLFATTIDVINTLSAAQAAHKLKTELKKYVSPELLILDELGYLPIDKQGADLLFQVISQRYEQKSTILTTNRAFKKWPEVFNNDSTLTSAMLDRLLHHAETVLIEGKSYRMKDQVQEQ; encoded by the coding sequence ATGACCAACAAACACCAAAGCGAGGTGCACAGGCTGGAAGAAAATCTCCAGCTGCTCAAGCTGACCTGTATAAAAGAGCAGTACAGGCCGGCGGCTGACAAGGCTGCCAGGCAGAACTGGGATCATCTGGGCTATCTGGCCAGGCTGGTCCAGGCAGAAGCAGATGCCAGGCATGATCGCTCCATCCAACGCCGTATCAGGATGGCCCGTTTCCCAGGCATAAAAACCATGGAGAACTTCGACTGGACATGGCCGACCAAGATCAACCGCCCGGCCATCCAAAACCTCTTTCGCCTTGGATTTATGAAGGACAAGGCCAACATAATAATCCTCGGAGGAGTAGGCCTGGGCAAGTCACACATAGCCACAGCCCTGGGTTACAGTGCATGCCTGGAAAAGTATTCTGTACTGTTTGCCACCACCATAGATGTCATAAACACCCTCTCGGCCGCACAGGCTGCACACAAGCTCAAAACAGAGCTCAAGAAATATGTAAGTCCTGAACTGCTCATTCTGGATGAGCTTGGCTACCTGCCCATAGACAAGCAAGGTGCAGACCTGCTCTTCCAGGTTATAAGCCAGCGCTACGAACAAAAATCAACCATCCTGACCACCAACAGAGCCTTCAAGAAATGGCCCGAGGTGTTCAACAACGACAGCACCCTGACCTCAGCCATGTTGGACAGACTTCTGCACCATGCCGAAACCGTCCTCATTGAAGGCAAAAGCTATCGGATGAAAGACCAGGTTCAGGAACAATAG
- the istA gene encoding IS21 family transposase, which yields MIDYELYARIKHYHEQKGLTPAQIAKELQLDPRTVGKWLEAKQFHQRKSVTRPSKLDPFKDTIVRMLEEHPYTAVQVLRSIKEQGYTGGSSILKEYISKVRPKRSRAFLSLAFAPGECAQVDWGNHGSIQVGDSRRNLSFFVMVLCYSRMMYLEFTVSQSMEHFLSCHQNAFDAFGAVPKKIMVDNLKCAVLKHPYGQKPVLNPKYLDFAKHWGFEISACGVRKPHEKGRVENAIGYVKKNLLAGLELPDYRAINHYARHWCRATANVRIHAQTGKKPVDMLEEEREHLLPLPVNTYDIGVVTQVRASSQFRITLESNRYSVPARYAGKRLTLKTYPDRLCIYDGNNLVARHIRSFDKKRDIEDPDHVQELIAQRRAARDQQLFSRFLALSPRAKDYYFELEKKHLNIKHHVQKIVALSEIYGSEAVSRAMDDAFTYSAFSCEYVANILEQRARTMPAPGALHLTRREDLLDIEVKDPDLSIYDKPKEKNP from the coding sequence ATGATTGATTATGAGCTTTATGCCAGAATAAAGCACTACCATGAACAAAAAGGACTTACCCCGGCCCAGATAGCAAAAGAACTGCAGCTGGATCCGCGTACAGTGGGCAAATGGCTCGAAGCAAAGCAGTTTCATCAAAGAAAGTCAGTAACAAGACCAAGCAAGCTTGATCCCTTCAAGGATACCATCGTCAGGATGCTGGAGGAGCACCCCTACACAGCCGTCCAGGTTTTGCGCAGCATCAAGGAGCAGGGCTATACAGGAGGCTCCTCCATTCTCAAGGAATACATAAGCAAAGTCAGGCCCAAAAGGTCCAGGGCCTTTTTAAGTCTGGCCTTTGCCCCAGGAGAGTGCGCCCAGGTTGACTGGGGAAATCACGGCTCCATCCAGGTGGGAGACAGCAGGCGCAATCTCAGCTTCTTTGTCATGGTCCTTTGCTACAGCAGGATGATGTATCTTGAGTTCACTGTCTCCCAAAGCATGGAGCACTTCCTGTCCTGTCATCAAAACGCCTTTGACGCATTCGGGGCTGTTCCCAAAAAAATCATGGTGGACAACCTGAAATGTGCAGTGCTCAAGCACCCCTATGGCCAAAAACCGGTTCTAAATCCCAAATATCTTGACTTTGCAAAGCACTGGGGTTTTGAGATCAGTGCCTGCGGAGTCAGAAAGCCCCATGAAAAAGGCCGGGTGGAGAATGCCATAGGTTATGTCAAAAAGAACTTGCTGGCCGGACTTGAACTGCCGGATTACCGGGCCATCAACCATTATGCCCGCCACTGGTGCAGGGCAACAGCCAATGTACGTATCCATGCCCAGACCGGCAAGAAGCCGGTGGACATGCTTGAAGAAGAAAGAGAGCACCTTTTGCCCCTGCCTGTTAACACCTATGATATCGGAGTCGTAACCCAGGTCCGGGCCTCGTCGCAGTTCCGGATCACCCTGGAGTCCAACCGCTATTCCGTGCCAGCCAGGTACGCAGGCAAACGCCTGACCTTGAAGACTTATCCTGATCGCTTATGCATCTATGACGGCAACAATCTTGTGGCCAGGCATATCCGCAGCTTTGACAAAAAAAGGGACATTGAAGACCCCGATCATGTCCAGGAGCTTATTGCCCAGCGCCGGGCAGCCAGGGATCAGCAATTGTTTTCCCGGTTCCTGGCTTTGTCCCCAAGAGCAAAGGATTATTACTTTGAGTTGGAGAAAAAGCACTTGAACATCAAACACCATGTCCAGAAGATTGTAGCCTTAAGCGAAATCTATGGCTCTGAAGCCGTGTCCAGGGCCATGGACGACGCATTCACCTACAGTGCCTTCTCCTGTGAGTATGTAGCCAACATCCTGGAGCAAAGAGCCAGGACCATGCCCGCACCAGGAGCCCTGCATCTGACCAGGCGAGAGGATCTGCTGGATATTGAAGTCAAAGACCCTGATCTAAGTATTTACGACAAACCCAAGGAGAAAAACCCATGA
- a CDS encoding ribbon-helix-helix protein, CopG family — protein MKKRSRFTLNIDAQTIAMLDSIACKNHLSRSAVLRMLLHMLKDLPKDYLDEISPLGKFLKDGAYER, from the coding sequence ATGAAGAAAAGAAGTAGATTTACCTTGAACATTGATGCCCAAACTATAGCTATGTTGGACTCTATTGCCTGCAAGAATCATCTAAGCCGTAGTGCAGTGCTTAGGATGCTACTGCATATGCTAAAGGACTTGCCGAAAGACTATCTGGATGAGATATCTCCACTGGGTAAGTTCCTGAAGGACGGTGCTTATGAGCGGTAA